GGCTGGTGGGAGGGCCCGACCACCTGCACCTCCGGCGGCGTGTCCGGGTTGAGCCCGGAACAGTTGATGGAACAGATCATGGCCGCGCCGCTGGTGCGGTGCGACGAGGTGCCGTGGGAATTTCTGGGCCTGTCGATGGCGAGCTGGAACGCGATCGCATCGCTGGGTTTCGCCCTGCTCTGGATCGCCGCCGCGCGGAGCCGGACCTGAAAAGGCGCCCCGCGGGGCGCCTTTCCTTTTTCATCCGGTCTCAGGCCATCCTGTCCTGCGGGATGCGCAGCACCTGGCCGGGATAGATCTTGTCGGGATCGGTCAGCATCGGCTTGTTCGCCTCGAAGATCTCCATGTAGCGATTGGCGCTGCCCAGTGTTTTCCTGGCAATCGCCGACAGCGTGTCGCCCCGTTCCACGGTGTGGAACACCGTTTCCTCCGCGTCGCCGTCATCCTCGACAGCGGCAACGCCGCTGACATTGCCGACCGCCAGAACGACCTTTTCGCGGGCCTCCTGGCTGACGCCCATGCCCGAGACCTTGACCTTGTCTCCGTCCACCGAGATGTCCAGCCCCGACGCATCCAGCCCCAGGTCCGCGACTTCCTTTTTCAGCGTTTCGGCATCGGGTGCGGCATCATCGCCGCCGCCAAAGAGGCTCTTTCCCGACTCCTTCATAAAATTCCACAATCCCATGACAATCTCCATTGTTTGGTCCGTTCGAACTGTCACGAACTGCCCACCCGGCGGCAAGAGGGAATTCGCGGCATTTTCCGTCATGCCCGGCATGGGCTGCCTGCTCAGGTCGCCTTGCGCGTGGCCAGCAACAGGCTGGTTTCGCTGGTGGAAACCCCGTCCAGCCGGCGAATTCGCGTCAGCGCCGCGTCCAGCGCCTCGAGCGTCTCGGTGCCCAGTTCCACGATCACGTCCCAGCGGCCATTGGTGGAATGCACCGCGCGCACCGCGGTCAGCCCCTGCAACTGGCGGATGATCCGTTCGGTGCCCCGCCCCTCGATGCCGATCATCATCAGCCCGCGCACGGGATCGGGCTGGGTATCGCCCTTGAGCACCACGGTGAAGCCGAGGATCTCGCCCCGCTGCCGCAGCCGTTCGATCCGGCTGCGCACGGTGGTGCGCGAGAGGTTCAGCTGCAACGCGAGATCGGACAGGGACGCGCGCGCATCGTGGCGCAGCGCGGCAATCAGGCGTTCATCCGTTTTGTCCAATATTGCCTCCAATACGGCCAGATCGCCTTCATCATGCGCAAAACAGCGGATGGTGTCCAACCTGATCCGGCGGCTAACTCGACCGCGACAGCCATCATGTGATCACCCTGGGGACAACCATGACCAACCGAACCTGCATTCTCGTCGGTGCGCCGGTGGATAGCGGCCAGAGGCGGCCCGGCTGCCTGATGGGCCCCGATGCCTACCGGACCGCCGGGCTGGCGCGGGTGCTGGCCGATCTCGGCCACAAGGTCGACGACCTGGGCAACCTGACGCCCGCCTCGCACAATCCCGACACAGGCGAAGGGCGCCTGCACCGTCCCAATGAAACCATCGGCTGGACCCACCGGTTGATCCGCACCGCCGAACAGGCGCTCGGGCGTGGCTTGCCGATATTCCTGGGCGGCGACCATTCGCTGTCGCTGGGCAGCGTCGCCGGTGCGGCCAATCATGCCGCCAGCCGGGGCCGGCCCCTGTTCGTGCTGTGGCTCGACGCGCACAGCGATTTCCACACGCCGGAAACCACGGCCTCGGGCAACCTGCACGGCACCCCGCTGGGCTATGTCACCGGGCGGGGCGGCTTTGGCGGGTTTCCCGCCATCACCAACCCGGTGCCGCAGCGCAATATCTGCATCGTCGGGCTTCGATCGGTCGACCGGCCGGAACGCGCCGCCCTGCAAGACACCGAGATCCGCTATCACGACATGCGCGAGATCGACGAGTTTGGGATCGCGCGCCCGATGGCAGCCTTTCTGGAACAGGTCACCGCGCAGAACGGCATGCTGCATGTCTCGCTCGACGTGGATTTCCTCGACCCGGCGATCGCCCCCGCGGTGGGCACCACCGTGCCCGGAGGCGCCACCATCCGCGAAGCGCATCTGGTGATGGAGATGATCTGCGACAGCGGGCTGCTGAGTTCGCTGGATCTGGTTGAACTGAACCCGTTCCTGGACGAACGCGGGCGCACCGCACAGCTGATGGTCGAACTGACCGCCAGCGCTCTCGGCCGCCGCGTGTTCGACCGCCCCACCCGAGCCTATGCCTGAGCAGGAGACGCCGATGAAACCCGCAGCACTCGAACCCTCCGACAAGGCCCTGGTGCCCTTCGTCTCGGTCGAACACATGATGCAGCTGATCCACCGGATCGGGGTCGAGGAGATGATGGCCGGGATCGCCCTCTATATCGAACAGGATTTCCGCCGCTGGGAGCTGTTCGACAAGACCCCCCGCGTGGCCTCGCATTCGGCCGAGGGCGTGATCGAACTGATGCCCACCTCGGACGGCGAGGTCTATGGGTTCAAATATGTCAACGGCCACCCCAAGAACACCAGCGAGGGGCTGCAGACAGTCACCGCCTTTGGCCTGCTGGCGGATGTGGGCACCGGGTATCCGGTGCTGCTGTCGGAGATGACGATGCTGACCGCGCTGCGCACCGCCGCCACCTCGGCCATGGTGGCGAAACATCTCGCGCCCGCCGGCGCCGACACCATGGCGATGATCGGCAACGGCGCGCAGTCCGAGTTCCAGAGCCTCGCGATGAAGGCGATCTGCGGCATCGGGAACGTGCGCCTTTATGACACCGATGCAGAGGCCACCGCCAAATGCGCCGTCAACCTTGCCGGGCACGGGCTGGGCGTGGTGACCTGCTCCAGCCCCGAAGACGCGATCGAGGGCGCGCAGATCCTCACCACCTGCACCGCCGACAAGCAATATGCCACGATCCTGACCGACAACATGGTCGGCAGCGGCGTGCATATCAACGCCATCGGCGGCGATTGTCCGGGCAAGACCGAACTGGCGCCGGGCATCCTGCGCCGGTCCGACATCTTCGTCGAATACCCGCCCCAGACCCGGATCGAAGGCGAGATCCAGCAGCTCGACCCGGACCACGAGGTGACCGAGTTCTGGCAGGTGCTGACCGGCGACGCACCGGGACGGACTTCGGACCGGCAGATCACCCTGTTCGATTCGGTGGGCTTTGCCATCGAGGATTTCAGCGCCCTGCGCTATGTGCGCGACCGGCTCGAGGATACCGGGCTCTATTATGCGCTCGACCTGCTGGCCGACCCGGACGATCCCCGCGACCTGTTCGGCATGCTGATG
This is a stretch of genomic DNA from Pukyongiella litopenaei. It encodes these proteins:
- the lysM gene encoding peptidoglycan-binding protein LysM; this encodes MGLWNFMKESGKSLFGGGDDAAPDAETLKKEVADLGLDASGLDISVDGDKVKVSGMGVSQEAREKVVLAVGNVSGVAAVEDDGDAEETVFHTVERGDTLSAIARKTLGSANRYMEIFEANKPMLTDPDKIYPGQVLRIPQDRMA
- a CDS encoding Lrp/AsnC family transcriptional regulator; this translates as MDKTDERLIAALRHDARASLSDLALQLNLSRTTVRSRIERLRQRGEILGFTVVLKGDTQPDPVRGLMMIGIEGRGTERIIRQLQGLTAVRAVHSTNGRWDVIVELGTETLEALDAALTRIRRLDGVSTSETSLLLATRKAT
- the rocF gene encoding arginase translates to MTNRTCILVGAPVDSGQRRPGCLMGPDAYRTAGLARVLADLGHKVDDLGNLTPASHNPDTGEGRLHRPNETIGWTHRLIRTAEQALGRGLPIFLGGDHSLSLGSVAGAANHAASRGRPLFVLWLDAHSDFHTPETTASGNLHGTPLGYVTGRGGFGGFPAITNPVPQRNICIVGLRSVDRPERAALQDTEIRYHDMREIDEFGIARPMAAFLEQVTAQNGMLHVSLDVDFLDPAIAPAVGTTVPGGATIREAHLVMEMICDSGLLSSLDLVELNPFLDERGRTAQLMVELTASALGRRVFDRPTRAYA
- a CDS encoding ornithine cyclodeaminase, producing MKPAALEPSDKALVPFVSVEHMMQLIHRIGVEEMMAGIALYIEQDFRRWELFDKTPRVASHSAEGVIELMPTSDGEVYGFKYVNGHPKNTSEGLQTVTAFGLLADVGTGYPVLLSEMTMLTALRTAATSAMVAKHLAPAGADTMAMIGNGAQSEFQSLAMKAICGIGNVRLYDTDAEATAKCAVNLAGHGLGVVTCSSPEDAIEGAQILTTCTADKQYATILTDNMVGSGVHINAIGGDCPGKTELAPGILRRSDIFVEYPPQTRIEGEIQQLDPDHEVTEFWQVLTGDAPGRTSDRQITLFDSVGFAIEDFSALRYVRDRLEDTGLYYALDLLADPDDPRDLFGMLMRAKP